From the genome of candidate division KSB1 bacterium:
GAAGGGGTGATGCGGCATGAAATATTCATAATATTGATCGAATTTTTTGATGATCAGGCGGAATCTTCCTTCCTGATCAATGGGTTCCAGAACTTGCGGAATTTTGAAGTCACGCTCGGAATAGGGTGCATTTTCAGTAAGTTGGCCATATTCGTTTCGATATTCTTTCGGAATGTCAAATGCGGTTTCTGATTCAACAACAAGTATTTTATTTTTTACGAAGTCGTCAAAGTCAATTTTAAAGGTTGTGCCTCTCGGAATAAGCAATTGATCACCTTCTTCAAAAGGGAAATTGCCATATTCGGAGTAGAATGTTCCTTTTCCATAATGGATAAAAATATACTCATGAGCGCCGCTATTTCTGTAAAAGTCGTCCATATTTTTAGTTACATTTGCTGTGCTGATGCTACAGTGTCGATTGCGTAAAAAAACATTTCGAGCGGATAAAAAGTCACCTTCTGTTTTTTTCTGCTCCGTATGAAAAAGATAATACTCCAGCGGCGCTCCATCCCAAACCGGAATTTTGAAATTGTCTAACTTTTTAACCTCAAGGACTTCTGATGGCATATGAATATGATATTTATTTGAGTAAACTCCGGAGAATCCAAGTGTGGAAAAGAGCTCTTCGCGATAAAGTGACTTACCATCTTCTTTATAAAAAGTGGTATGCCTTTTTTGCGGGATTTTCCCAAGTCGATGATAAAATGGCATCACTTACTCCTAATTTTTCAATGAGTTGTTATACACATATTGATAAATGATTGTTAAAGCTATAATATCTGCGTAATCATTTCAAGCAGATAATTTCATCAAAGTGCTTGGTGGATTTTGAATTCAGTTTTAAATGATAGACTAGAGAAAGATAGAATCATTCCCCCCAATTGTCTTTTATCACTTTTCTCATGGCAGGTGTGGATTTTAGGAAATCTGCATGCCTGGTTTCTCCGGCGAACCACTTCCACAAAAAAGCGCCGATTACCTGGTCGTCTTTCGATAAGGCTTCCAACGCCGCAGACAAGCATAATTTTTGAATCTCTTCGGCCCCGGGTCGATAATCTCCTCTTTCCCAGGGTTTATAAGGAGCATAAGTGGATACATCGTAGCCGATTTCGGTAAATACAATGGGCCGATTATGAGTTTCTGCAAATTGATTTAATTCTTTTAATTTAATTTTCCAGGAAGTTTCAAGTAATTTTTTATTGGGTTTTACCGAAGGATCCAGTAAAGGAAAATATGCCTGGATGCCAATCACATCGAGGGCGTCCCAAAATGGGATCCGTTCATAGTCTGTCCAATTAGCGGCATAAGTGATGGGTGCAGAAAAATGTTCGCGCAGGATTTGAATGATTTCACGCCATCTAGACTCATAATGAATGGTTTTATCCAACTCGGTACCCACGACAAACGCATCTGCATTTTTACAAATGACTGCTAAATCCTCAATCCATTGACTATAAGTCGTGAAGAAACGATTCCACTCTTCATCTGTTTTGAACTCGATCTCTCCGCGCCACGAATACCCGCTGCGCCAATAGGAAAGATGGGGCTTAATCAGAATTTTAAGACCTAACCGATGCGCTTCTTCGATGGGGCGGGTTAACCATTGAACATTTTCATTGGATCTTCCTCTTCTGAACCGCACAGTTCCGTCACGACTGATTCCGGCATAGGGATGAATGGAAATCCAGTTTATGCCGAGGGTTTTTAATTCCTTCATAGCATCGACCATCGCGTCCGTACCCCATTCCCAACCCCAGGTTTGGCAGGAGATCGTCATGCCTTTGATTACTTCAGCCTTCTTATAAGAAGGTTTTAATCCGAGAAAGAGTAGAACAACCAAAAGTGATAACATAATCAGTAGTCTTTTCATTTTTGTTCCACGCCTTTTAGAATGCTTATTTTCCTGATATCTATTTTTTCTAAAACCAATAGTTTTTCACTATCACTATAGAATGGCCAATTTTCAATCTCATCCATAGTCCGTTTACAACCTTCACACAAACCTGTTTGATTATTTAATCTACAAATGTTAATACACGGAGATTGAATTTCATCCAATAGATTTTCCCTTTAAAAATGAACATGTGAAAAAATCAGTATTTAAAACTTAAATGAATGAGAAGAAATTCCAAAACTATTATGACATTGAAAACATATTTTGGAATTTCATTGCCAAACCCATATCTCCTTGCAATTTGATTTTTCCCTGCATTAGGAGGGACATCGGACTGGCTTCGTTATTTGCCACCTTTAACCAATCTTCTGCCGCCGCCGTAATTGTCATGGTTGGATTATCAGAATTCCCTTCCGATACATTCAGTGTATTATCTTTCACAGTCAAGTACCAATTTCCACCGTCATCACCAAAGAATTCCAGTTGAATCACCGCATCGATTCCTTCCGCATTTTCCGGTTGAAAGAACTCGGGAAGTTTGTCGATTGCTTCCTGAAGAGATTTAAAACGAATGCTCATCTATTTCCTTTCGAAATTTGAAAAATCATAAAAATCAGGGTAAGATTTTTTATAGAATAATGCCAGGTTATTATGAAAATAATAGTTTGTCTAATTTTATGGTCTGTTAAATTTCGGCAGGTTTAAAATAGAAGAAAATAGATTAAGCTTTGTGAGTTTACCATACTTCTAAACTTTATCAATTTTAACTGCTCGAATGTAATACCCGTTATCAAGTTGACGAGTACGAATGGAAGAATCGTCGATTGTTATTTGAATATCATATGAACCCGGTTTTAATGGCTTCCAGGTATGTGCCCACAATGTCCAGGTTTTATTTGTGTTATGATCATACGATTCAACGGGTTGATATTTTTCTCCTGAATTAAATCTAATCATCAGTTTGTCTGTCGGACGCTGACCTCCCCAGAGAATCCCAATGATTCTATATTCAATTCTGTCATTAACAAGCCATTGCTCGACCCGAATCGGCATGGCCGTCTGATCGATGATGGCAGGTTGAAAATCCTTTGCCAAAAGAGGCGTTCCATCCTGATGTGTTCGACTGGCAAATTCCCGCATCTGACTTGTGGGCTTTTCAGTATCATCTACTAATTTAATCTCATTCACCCATTTGATGCAGGAGCATCCATACCAGCCAGGCATGACCAGTCGAATGGGGAAGCCATGGTCCAAAGGTAAGGATTTTCCATTCATTTCAGTGGCAAAAAAAGCGCCGGAAGATTCCAGGTCTTCAAAAGTAAAAATCCAGCTAGCGCCGGGGGTTGAAGATGTCCTGCGCAATATTTTTGGTGAATGCTCATCAAATCCAGAGATAAGTACCCTGGTACTTTTGGGAGAAGTATGAATTTTTTTCAGTACATCGATAACTGGAATTCCCGACCATTTTGCAGAACTGATCAATCCAAAGCCACGGCCTCTATTATTGCCGGAGCATTCCAATAAATGCACTTCCATTGGTCTTACTAGTGATTGTAGATCCTTTAAGGAAAGTGATATCCTCGAATTAACCAACCCATGGACATCCATTTTCCAGGATTTATTTAAATCGATAAGCGCCGGTAACCTGGTACGAATATAGAATTCATTGTTGGGGGTGATCAGAGTTTTGGCATCGAGTTTGGTTAAGTCAAGCGCCAATCGACCATTTAGCCCCTCGCCGATTATATTACCGATTGCTGCTCGGCCTTCACCGGAAAACGGCAAAACAGCCAGTAATTTGCCATCTTTTATTGGATCTAGCTGATTTAATAAAGATGATAATCCAATCGATCCTTTCATCAAAGTTGCAGCGCCAATTATGATCGAACTATACAGAAAATCTCGTCTTGTAGAAAACATCAATAAATTTGTTTTTAAATTAAATTATGGAAGTGGTGCTCGTTTAGTGTTTTGCCATTCCTTCCGGATTAAATGGTCCATTAATACACGGCGGTTTATTAGAGGCAAAGGCTCGTTCAAGAGAATGTGCTATGTTGTCATGTACTGCTAAAGCGCGTGCTACGAGTTCTCCGCCGTGGGTGAACATGGGGTTCTTCGTATTCTAACATTAAATTGTATCCCCCACCAACATCCCACCATCCACAACGAAAGTCGATCCAGTCGTATAACTAGAAGCATCGGAAGCGAGGTAGAGGGCAATACCCAGCAGTTCTTCTACAGTTGCGAACCGCTTTTGCGGGATGGATTTGGTGACTTGCTCGCTGAATTTTTCATTATCCCAAATAGCCTGACTAAAACGGGTTTTGATAAATCCCGGCGCGATGGCGTTTACCTGGATGTTGTCGCTCGCTAATTCTACTGCTAATATTTCGGTTAACATGATGACGGCTGCTTTGGTCAGGCAGTAGACTCCCATTCCAGGCTGCGGCTTTTTTCCAGCTACCGATGACATATTGATGATCTTACCGCCACCGCGGTTTTTCATGCTTTCCACGCAGGCTTTGGCCATTCTAAAGTAGCCTTTGAGATTGATATCGAAAGTTTTGTCCCAGGCGGTTTCTTCGGAAGTAAGAATCGGACCAAAATGCGGGTTTGTCGCGGCGTTGTTTACCAAAATATCGACTCCACCAAATTCTTCATTCACGCGTTTCATTAATTCCTGGATGGCTGCGGAATCTCCGGTGTGCGCAGCAATAGCCAGAACATTTCCACCATCTGATCTGATCTTATCCGCCACTACATCCAGGTTTTCTTGCTTACGACTTGTGATCACTACTTTCGCGCCAGCGGCTGCGTATGTACTTGCAATCGCTTCCCCGATACCACGAGATGCGCCGGTAACCAGGGCTACTTTTCCGGTCAAATCAAAATTAGGTAAGGTTGACAATTAACAACTCCTTTTGATCAATGAACAATGAAT
Proteins encoded in this window:
- a CDS encoding homogentisate 1,2-dioxygenase, which codes for MPFYHRLGKIPQKRHTTFYKEDGKSLYREELFSTLGFSGVYSNKYHIHMPSEVLEVKKLDNFKIPVWDGAPLEYYLFHTEQKKTEGDFLSARNVFLRNRHCSISTANVTKNMDDFYRNSGAHEYIFIHYGKGTFYSEYGNFPFEEGDQLLIPRGTTFKIDFDDFVKNKILVVESETAFDIPKEYRNEYGQLTENAPYSERDFKIPQVLEPIDQEGRFRLIIKKFDQYYEYFMPHHPFDIVGWDGYHYPVSFNIKNYCPKVGRLHLPPPTHLAFRSRHFVLCNFCPRPFDFDKDAIPTPYFHANVDSDEIIYYAEGDFMSRTGVEEGSITFHPGGITHGPQPGKTEASIGAKGTDEYAVMVDTFEPLEPTLNVKETMDPKYSQSWLT
- a CDS encoding DUF1289 domain-containing protein; amino-acid sequence: MDEIQSPCINICRLNNQTGLCEGCKRTMDEIENWPFYSDSEKLLVLEKIDIRKISILKGVEQK
- a CDS encoding SCP2 sterol-binding domain-containing protein, translated to MSIRFKSLQEAIDKLPEFFQPENAEGIDAVIQLEFFGDDGGNWYLTVKDNTLNVSEGNSDNPTMTITAAAEDWLKVANNEASPMSLLMQGKIKLQGDMGLAMKFQNMFSMS
- a CDS encoding molybdopterin-dependent oxidoreductase, producing MFSTRRDFLYSSIIIGAATLMKGSIGLSSLLNQLDPIKDGKLLAVLPFSGEGRAAIGNIIGEGLNGRLALDLTKLDAKTLITPNNEFYIRTRLPALIDLNKSWKMDVHGLVNSRISLSLKDLQSLVRPMEVHLLECSGNNRGRGFGLISSAKWSGIPVIDVLKKIHTSPKSTRVLISGFDEHSPKILRRTSSTPGASWIFTFEDLESSGAFFATEMNGKSLPLDHGFPIRLVMPGWYGCSCIKWVNEIKLVDDTEKPTSQMREFASRTHQDGTPLLAKDFQPAIIDQTAMPIRVEQWLVNDRIEYRIIGILWGGQRPTDKLMIRFNSGEKYQPVESYDHNTNKTWTLWAHTWKPLKPGSYDIQITIDDSSIRTRQLDNGYYIRAVKIDKV
- a CDS encoding glucose 1-dehydrogenase → MSTLPNFDLTGKVALVTGASRGIGEAIASTYAAAGAKVVITSRKQENLDVVADKIRSDGGNVLAIAAHTGDSAAIQELMKRVNEEFGGVDILVNNAATNPHFGPILTSEETAWDKTFDINLKGYFRMAKACVESMKNRGGGKIINMSSVAGKKPQPGMGVYCLTKAAVIMLTEILAVELASDNIQVNAIAPGFIKTRFSQAIWDNEKFSEQVTKSIPQKRFATVEELLGIALYLASDASSYTTGSTFVVDGGMLVGDTI